A portion of the Leptospira licerasiae serovar Varillal str. VAR 010 genome contains these proteins:
- a CDS encoding ArnT family glycosyltransferase codes for MRNLYLPITLLVYLLLLIFGLGSFSLIDWDENIYGAASKSMLETGEYFRIQVNGQPFSEKPPFYFWLANLFYKAFGLSEFSTRLPSVFSGILSFMILVRFGTILHSKKFGYVWAFLYSASLLPLLLARTAYIDHLFNTFILASVLSLYLYETNEKGDFRSRAIWILSAAFFAGIAVLTKGPLGLAIPLFIFAANRLLDKNFKIRILDFILFGFISVVVLSFYYLTNFIFYGNEFIVQFFDFQKKLLTKSLESHTGPWFYHFIVMFIGFFPWTALLLPGVKNWRIFADPKISRISRYFLIWLGIVLLIFSIVQTKLPHYSSSIYFPLSFFSSYLILEKSEILKSTSFSLSFLGIGLIVGLIFLLLPQISEYSSSTMGINKALLPSFDFWDSSSGLVLIFGILIGFAGLQSFKKGKEKGKDLFLASTWASMLVFAGVLSTTITPKIISFLQDGNLRLYDKAEKSRNLIVYYKYLSFYPMFYREKKIHTIGSYKFKDETFLLDSEEKLSIICNRNSVLELVLTYPQRNFQEVSAENGIVLLDSSPK; via the coding sequence ATGCGAAATTTATACTTACCGATTACACTCTTAGTTTATCTTTTATTGCTAATTTTTGGATTAGGAAGTTTTTCTCTCATCGATTGGGACGAAAATATTTACGGAGCAGCATCCAAGTCCATGCTGGAAACCGGAGAATATTTCAGGATCCAAGTTAACGGTCAGCCTTTTAGTGAAAAGCCTCCATTTTACTTTTGGCTAGCGAATCTATTCTATAAAGCATTCGGTCTTTCTGAATTTTCCACAAGGCTTCCTTCCGTTTTTAGCGGGATCTTGTCTTTTATGATCTTGGTCCGATTCGGAACAATTTTACATTCTAAAAAGTTCGGATATGTTTGGGCATTTTTATATTCAGCTTCTCTTTTGCCTCTTCTTCTTGCAAGAACAGCTTATATAGATCATTTATTCAATACATTCATTTTAGCATCCGTTCTTTCTTTGTATTTATATGAAACAAATGAGAAGGGGGACTTTCGTTCTAGGGCGATCTGGATCTTGTCTGCAGCATTCTTTGCTGGGATTGCAGTTTTGACAAAAGGCCCATTAGGATTGGCAATTCCACTTTTTATTTTTGCAGCAAATCGACTTTTAGATAAAAATTTTAAAATCAGGATTTTAGATTTTATACTGTTTGGATTCATTTCTGTAGTTGTTTTAAGTTTTTATTATCTCACAAATTTTATCTTTTATGGAAACGAGTTTATAGTTCAATTTTTCGATTTCCAGAAGAAACTTTTAACAAAGTCTTTAGAATCCCATACTGGACCTTGGTTCTATCATTTTATCGTAATGTTTATAGGGTTCTTCCCTTGGACTGCGCTCTTATTACCGGGCGTAAAAAACTGGAGAATTTTTGCCGATCCTAAAATTTCAAGAATTTCACGTTATTTTCTCATTTGGTTGGGAATAGTGCTACTGATCTTTTCGATCGTTCAAACCAAACTTCCTCATTATTCTTCTTCTATCTATTTTCCTTTATCCTTCTTTTCGTCTTATTTAATTTTAGAAAAATCGGAGATTTTAAAATCGACTTCTTTCTCACTTTCTTTCTTAGGAATCGGATTGATTGTAGGTTTAATATTTCTGCTTTTGCCTCAGATTTCAGAGTATTCTAGTTCTACAATGGGAATTAACAAGGCGTTGTTACCATCCTTCGATTTCTGGGATTCTAGTTCCGGATTAGTTCTCATTTTCGGAATTCTAATCGGTTTTGCAGGATTACAGTCATTCAAAAAAGGGAAGGAGAAAGGAAAGGATCTTTTTCTAGCCTCAACCTGGGCTTCCATGTTGGTCTTTGCGGGAGTTCTATCAACCACGATCACTCCTAAGATCATATCCTTTTTACAGGATGGAAATCTTCGACTGTATGATAAAGCGGAGAAATCGAGGAATCTGATCGTATATTATAAATATCTTTCTTTCTATCCTATGTTTTACAGAGAAAAAAAGATCCATACGATAGGAAGCTATAAGTTTAAAGACGAAACATTTCTGCTAGATTCCGAGGAAAAACTTTCAATCATCTGCAATCGAAACAGCGTATTGGAATTGGTATTAACATATCCACAAAGAAATTTTCAGGAAGTTTCCGCTGAAAATGGGATTGTACTTTTGGATTCTTCACCTAAATAA
- a CDS encoding flagellin has product MIINHNISAIFAHRTLKFNSESMNKDIEKLSSGMRINRAGDDASGLAVSEKMRTQVGGLRRAEQNTEDGMSLIQTAEGYLQETHEVVQRIRVLAVQAANGIYTEEDRQQIQVEVSQLVDEIDRIASQAEFNKMKLLTGAFARLNPTASMWFHMGANMHQRERVYIETMNTAALGLRNPTVLTFISLSTAGKANSVIGLADDALRLISKQRADLGAYYNRLEHAAKGLMNAYENIQAAESRIRDTDMAEQMTSFTRYQILTQAATAMLAQANMKPQTVLQLLK; this is encoded by the coding sequence ATGATTATTAACCACAATATCAGTGCCATCTTCGCTCATAGAACTTTGAAGTTCAATAGCGAAAGCATGAACAAAGACATCGAAAAGTTGTCTTCCGGTATGAGAATCAACCGTGCAGGTGATGATGCATCCGGTTTGGCCGTGTCTGAAAAAATGAGGACACAGGTCGGAGGTTTGCGCAGGGCGGAACAAAACACTGAAGACGGTATGTCTTTGATCCAAACAGCGGAAGGGTATCTGCAAGAAACCCATGAAGTTGTTCAAAGGATCCGCGTGCTTGCTGTGCAAGCTGCGAACGGTATTTATACCGAAGAAGACCGTCAACAAATACAAGTAGAAGTATCTCAGTTGGTCGACGAGATCGACAGGATTGCTTCTCAGGCTGAGTTCAACAAAATGAAACTCCTTACTGGAGCTTTCGCTCGTTTGAACCCAACCGCAAGTATGTGGTTCCATATGGGTGCTAACATGCACCAAAGAGAAAGAGTGTATATCGAAACGATGAACACTGCGGCTTTGGGATTAAGAAACCCGACCGTTCTGACTTTCATCTCTCTTTCTACGGCGGGAAAAGCGAACTCCGTAATTGGTCTCGCTGACGATGCTCTTAGATTAATTTCTAAACAAAGAGCAGACTTAGGAGCTTATTACAACCGTCTGGAACATGCTGCTAAGGGACTCATGAACGCTTATGAGAACATCCAAGCTGCTGAATCAAGAATTCGTGATACTGATATGGCTGAGCAAATGACCAGCTTTACCAGATATCAAATTCTGACTCAGGCTGCCACTGCGATGCTCGCTCAGGCGAACATGAAACCGCAAACCGTGCTCCAGCTATTGAAGTAA
- the ispH gene encoding 4-hydroxy-3-methylbut-2-enyl diphosphate reductase — MLEKIYLANPRGFCAGVKYAISYVEQVQSNSEEQIYVRKEIVHNRRVVEDMKKRGIKFINELGEAPDGSTVVFSAHGVSPEVVEEAKRRGMKIGDATCPLVTRVHRKARRYKDSHQIIYIGHQGHDEAIGTMGEAQMFLVESPEDVQKLVGRLDLNKPITYLMQTTLSVADTKLVVEKISELFPSVEHPAKDDICYATTERQEAVSSMMDAIDAMMVIGADNSSNSLRLLQLAQKSKPSSFKISSLEELNKDYIANSEIKILGITAGASTPQILVDEIISKLIQFYPKAVLDLFPDSREDSMSFKLPANLLM, encoded by the coding sequence ATGCTTGAAAAAATCTATCTAGCGAATCCCCGCGGTTTCTGCGCCGGTGTCAAATACGCAATTTCCTATGTGGAACAGGTTCAATCCAATTCCGAGGAGCAGATCTATGTCCGCAAAGAGATCGTTCATAACCGAAGGGTCGTGGAAGATATGAAAAAAAGAGGCATCAAGTTCATTAACGAATTGGGCGAAGCTCCGGACGGTTCCACAGTTGTCTTCTCTGCTCATGGAGTTTCTCCTGAAGTTGTAGAAGAAGCAAAACGTAGGGGAATGAAGATCGGAGACGCCACATGCCCCTTAGTCACCAGAGTTCACAGAAAAGCACGCAGATATAAAGACTCCCACCAAATCATCTATATAGGCCACCAAGGACATGACGAAGCAATCGGTACAATGGGAGAAGCCCAAATGTTCCTTGTAGAATCCCCGGAAGATGTCCAAAAATTGGTCGGAAGATTAGATTTAAACAAACCTATCACCTATCTAATGCAGACCACTTTATCAGTGGCTGACACCAAACTTGTGGTAGAAAAGATTTCGGAATTATTCCCGAGCGTAGAACATCCTGCCAAGGATGATATTTGTTACGCAACTACTGAAAGACAAGAAGCAGTTTCGTCCATGATGGATGCGATAGATGCGATGATGGTGATTGGAGCGGATAACAGTTCCAACTCTCTCAGGCTTCTACAATTGGCTCAAAAATCAAAACCTTCTTCCTTTAAAATAAGTTCCTTAGAAGAATTAAATAAAGATTATATAGCTAACTCCGAGATCAAAATTTTAGGGATCACGGCAGGCGCTTCTACTCCTCAGATCCTCGTGGACGAGATCATTTCTAAGCTCATTCAATTCTACCCGAAAGCTGTTTTGGATCTTTTCCCCGATTCGAGGGAGGATTCCATGAGCTTTAAATTGCCTGCAAATCTTTTGATGTAG
- a CDS encoding PAS domain-containing sensor histidine kinase, whose translation MVAEDLQFDTETGLFQIIVSQTSDAILVTDAVLNENGPSIVFVNPAFCELTGYRAEELIGGSPKILFGKETDRRILQNLKNCLLRGDSYSSSTINYKKDGTKYHSEWKVSPVKDQDGNITNLLSIQRDISEKIRREDLTAKRLRSEMGLTAASQILLNTTHESFTIERAIEHFLVLVEAERIYLYKKTANPDVLALQAEIKSPYSSATLMETHPEISLSSKFARWKPYLLRNDIIEFRTSELLDSEKTFYQGRRTDTILLFPIRMSGDWFGFLGMEFFQHELGPDEQFTFRTFVDLLGFYLERMSILEELKIHKENLEETVVKRTKELSIQKEKAEAASTAKSDFLANMSHELRTPLNAIIGLSKLIKIEDENSNDKRYLDLIHKSGLHLLGLINDILELSKLNAGKSSFYFSEMDLRKELEQVVEFLEPELIRKHLHLVWDEPKEIISMIWGDPKRIRQIFLNLVGNAVKFTAEQGSIYLSIKREGKDWVAEITDTGIGIPDSEQKKIFDAFYQIRNSRSRDTEGTGLGLSIVQKLVEAHGGSIRVKSQQGIGTTFYLNLPILEQSPKQSKPRKNFAGAYPEKLKNFCLIRLELSNQKNAELLTHFFKKQNQPLSFKEVRKDKKIILFQDSNSTLKENISEIWKTVLILPEESQDFEKKYSKENFDFVLSQPISLDELKLVLEELADQIND comes from the coding sequence ATGGTCGCGGAAGATCTGCAGTTCGACACAGAAACCGGACTTTTTCAAATTATCGTTTCCCAAACGTCGGACGCAATTCTTGTTACAGACGCGGTATTAAACGAGAACGGACCTTCTATTGTTTTTGTTAATCCCGCATTTTGCGAACTGACCGGATATAGAGCGGAGGAACTGATCGGAGGTTCTCCTAAAATTTTATTCGGTAAAGAAACCGACAGAAGAATATTACAAAATCTTAAAAATTGCCTCTTACGAGGAGACTCCTACTCTTCTTCCACGATCAATTATAAAAAAGACGGAACTAAATATCATTCCGAATGGAAAGTCTCTCCGGTTAAGGATCAAGACGGAAATATTACAAATTTATTATCTATCCAGAGAGATATCAGTGAAAAGATCCGAAGAGAAGACTTAACCGCCAAAAGACTTAGATCTGAAATGGGGCTCACTGCGGCTTCTCAGATCTTATTGAATACAACACATGAAAGTTTTACGATAGAAAGAGCGATCGAACATTTTCTGGTATTGGTAGAAGCTGAAAGGATCTATCTATATAAAAAGACCGCAAATCCGGATGTATTGGCTTTACAGGCGGAAATCAAAAGTCCATATTCCAGCGCCACTCTTATGGAAACTCATCCGGAAATTTCGCTCTCCAGTAAATTCGCAAGATGGAAACCGTATCTTCTCAGGAATGATATTATCGAGTTTAGAACTTCAGAGCTTCTAGATTCTGAAAAGACATTTTACCAAGGTAGAAGAACGGACACCATTCTTCTATTTCCGATCAGAATGTCCGGAGATTGGTTCGGATTTTTGGGAATGGAATTCTTTCAACATGAATTAGGACCGGATGAACAGTTTACATTTAGGACATTCGTGGACCTGTTAGGTTTCTATTTGGAAAGAATGTCCATATTAGAGGAATTAAAGATTCATAAAGAAAACCTAGAGGAAACGGTCGTTAAAAGAACAAAAGAACTCTCTATTCAGAAAGAAAAGGCGGAAGCGGCAAGTACCGCTAAAAGTGATTTTCTTGCCAATATGAGCCATGAACTTCGTACTCCGCTGAATGCGATCATTGGTCTTTCCAAACTAATCAAGATAGAGGATGAAAATTCCAACGACAAGAGGTATCTGGACCTTATCCATAAATCAGGATTACATTTATTAGGTTTAATTAATGATATTCTAGAACTTTCCAAACTTAACGCCGGAAAATCCTCTTTTTATTTTTCAGAAATGGATCTAAGGAAGGAACTCGAACAGGTGGTAGAATTCCTAGAACCGGAACTTATAAGAAAGCATCTACATTTAGTTTGGGATGAGCCCAAAGAAATTATATCCATGATCTGGGGAGATCCTAAAAGAATTCGACAGATCTTTTTAAATTTGGTCGGAAACGCCGTAAAATTCACAGCGGAACAAGGTTCTATTTATCTTTCCATTAAGAGAGAAGGAAAAGATTGGGTCGCAGAGATCACTGATACTGGGATCGGCATCCCAGACTCCGAGCAGAAAAAAATTTTCGATGCATTCTATCAGATTAGAAATTCAAGATCCAGAGACACGGAAGGAACGGGACTCGGACTTTCTATAGTTCAAAAATTAGTCGAGGCTCATGGAGGAAGTATCCGAGTTAAAAGCCAACAAGGGATCGGAACTACTTTTTATCTGAACCTTCCTATACTTGAACAGAGTCCGAAACAATCCAAACCCAGAAAAAATTTTGCGGGAGCGTATCCTGAAAAATTAAAAAATTTCTGCCTTATCCGATTAGAATTATCCAATCAAAAAAATGCGGAACTTCTCACTCATTTTTTCAAAAAGCAAAACCAACCGTTATCGTTCAAGGAGGTTAGAAAGGATAAGAAGATCATTCTATTCCAAGATTCTAATTCTACTTTGAAAGAAAATATATCTGAAATTTGGAAAACAGTTCTGATCCTTCCGGAAGAGTCGCAGGATTTTGAAAAAAAATATTCCAAGGAGAATTTTGACTTTGTACTATCACAGCCAATTTCCTTGGACGAATTAAAATTAGTATTAGAAGAATTGGCGGACCAAATCAATGACTAA
- a CDS encoding response regulator produces the protein MTNSTSSVIKNKQERKSVVRDPILIVEDKLENTLMLEALCDEFGIQYQSASNGEEALEMAKTNKYSFYIVDLMMPVMDGPTFIQRLKEFQPDATVLVQTALDSTDTVIEVMKLGVFDYIIKPILPDQFHKALNKAVDYRFLKASEAAILEAESLKLRNQLEWLTYKETRRKAGDESWEKSSIHSLQTSLSQGSGIGAIISLLDMIKIEMKEDGDNYLINKSMMNLVIENQEITKNLLNGLTQLLEIINRNLQKRKIKASELVEKIKRSAEFIQPYLEKKGLRLSLPILKKEVELDIEVDLFLLALEEVILNAYKYCAPKTSLEVFTSINQGYFCVVVKNIVDEKPYGGVDEKHENLVLQPFFRIHPPVESVSHLEKFGLGLGLTAVDQILRKHNGLFFIHNAKDHTGEQVRLCVMSELLLPIQ, from the coding sequence ATGACTAACTCTACGAGTTCAGTGATCAAAAACAAACAAGAGAGAAAGAGCGTTGTCCGAGACCCTATACTTATAGTTGAGGATAAGTTGGAAAATACCCTAATGCTCGAAGCTCTTTGCGACGAGTTCGGGATACAATACCAGTCTGCTTCCAATGGAGAAGAAGCGCTGGAGATGGCTAAAACCAATAAATATTCCTTTTACATAGTGGATCTCATGATGCCAGTAATGGATGGCCCTACTTTTATCCAAAGACTGAAGGAATTCCAACCGGATGCGACTGTACTTGTTCAAACCGCTCTGGACTCGACAGACACAGTGATCGAGGTGATGAAGCTGGGAGTATTCGATTACATCATCAAACCGATCCTTCCGGACCAGTTCCATAAAGCTCTAAACAAGGCAGTAGACTATCGTTTTTTGAAAGCGAGCGAAGCTGCGATCTTGGAAGCGGAAAGTTTGAAACTAAGAAATCAGCTCGAATGGTTAACCTATAAGGAAACAAGAAGAAAAGCCGGAGACGAATCCTGGGAAAAATCGTCCATACATTCTTTGCAGACTTCCCTCTCTCAAGGGTCCGGGATTGGAGCGATCATCAGTCTTTTGGATATGATCAAAATTGAAATGAAGGAAGATGGAGATAATTATCTAATTAATAAAAGTATGATGAATCTGGTGATTGAAAATCAGGAAATCACCAAAAATCTGCTGAACGGCCTAACTCAGCTATTAGAGATCATAAATCGAAATCTTCAGAAAAGAAAGATCAAGGCTTCGGAACTTGTGGAAAAAATCAAACGTTCCGCCGAGTTCATCCAACCGTATTTAGAAAAGAAAGGTCTTAGACTTTCCTTACCAATTCTTAAGAAGGAGGTCGAACTAGATATTGAAGTGGATCTGTTTCTTCTCGCTTTGGAAGAAGTGATCTTGAATGCATACAAGTATTGTGCCCCCAAAACCTCTTTAGAAGTGTTTACAAGCATTAACCAAGGTTACTTTTGCGTTGTGGTAAAAAATATCGTAGATGAAAAACCTTATGGAGGTGTCGACGAAAAACATGAGAATCTTGTGTTGCAGCCGTTCTTCCGTATTCATCCGCCGGTAGAAAGTGTATCTCACTTGGAAAAATTCGGTTTAGGCTTAGGGCTCACTGCGGTTGATCAAATTCTCAGAAAACATAACGGTCTATTCTTTATCCATAATGCTAAGGATCACACCGGTGAACAGGTTCGTCTTTGTGTGATGAGCGAATTATTATTACCTATTCAGTGA
- a CDS encoding response regulator: MKKILIVDDSAVFRKILTLHLSQASFSVIEAEDGLQGLEKLKEGKVDLVVSDMNMPNMNGISFVKAIKEDSNHKFVPIIMLTTESQDELKNEGLKAGAKAWLTKPFSPEELLKTIQVLLV; the protein is encoded by the coding sequence ATGAAAAAAATCTTAATCGTGGATGATTCTGCCGTGTTTCGAAAGATACTTACCCTACATCTTTCTCAAGCTTCCTTTTCCGTAATAGAGGCAGAAGACGGACTCCAAGGATTGGAGAAGTTGAAAGAAGGTAAAGTGGATCTAGTAGTAAGCGACATGAATATGCCGAACATGAACGGCATATCTTTCGTAAAGGCGATCAAAGAGGATTCGAATCATAAATTTGTTCCGATCATCATGCTAACCACTGAATCCCAAGATGAACTTAAAAATGAAGGTTTAAAAGCAGGTGCGAAAGCCTGGCTTACTAAACCGTTTTCTCCGGAAGAACTTTTAAAAACGATACAGGTTTTACTCGTATAA
- a CDS encoding STAS domain-containing protein, which yields MSLEIKVSELGQKNSRPIFHLDLSGEASIYYASDWKSKLQPLLDRNPIRVEIDTSALEKVDSSFVQSLILLKKDSLHKSWDLAIINHPNCLLEFYDLYGLIGFFQDRIRISKKDSSSFKFSYGLEKV from the coding sequence ATGTCTTTGGAAATAAAAGTATCTGAACTCGGGCAAAAAAATTCCAGACCGATCTTTCATTTGGATCTTTCTGGAGAGGCTTCTATTTATTATGCTTCCGATTGGAAGTCCAAATTGCAGCCGCTTCTGGATAGAAATCCAATCCGGGTGGAGATAGATACGTCTGCCCTGGAAAAGGTGGATTCCAGTTTCGTTCAATCCTTAATTTTACTCAAAAAAGACTCACTGCATAAATCCTGGGATCTTGCTATTATAAACCATCCGAATTGTTTATTAGAATTTTATGATCTTTATGGTCTGATCGGATTTTTTCAGGACCGTATCCGTATTTCTAAGAAGGATTCCTCTTCCTTTAAATTTTCTTACGGTCTGGAGAAGGTATAA
- a CDS encoding chemotaxis protein CheA, whose amino-acid sequence MDLSEIKEAFIQESLELLSGAELHLLRMEKGELDEEAIHSMFRSVHTVKGTAGMFGYESIEECSHELETLLDLARSGKTELDPAKIDFLLRAIDHLKRIVGDPIPGKNLNPELEEEQAKIIKEARGFTGKTPDRKEIKDSANDSDLGKDKQEKQGTVNSNWQITFFPGENIFRDGMDPFSFLKYLRTIGEIQYLYVYKTKLPDWNNWDSENCYLGYEVQLKSVAEKKDIESVFSFVKDSSFLRIVPPNSSEEVFYTISNEIPCEKQEYFKALELQGLRLQTTISFQPSETSKEQSSFKKTDIEKTQTNQIVPKLIRIDSAKVDQLVNLVGELIISEASLGRLLADKEDSDLNESAEILSRLVGEIRETAMALRMVPIGELFEKYRRTVRDISLELGKEVDFEILGGETELDRSVIEKINDPIVHILRNALDHGIEPSQERTTLGKSQRGKLKIQASHSTGSISIEISDDGKGINHEKIRQKAIEKGLIDPAQVLNEQEIFNLIFQPGFSTAESITSLSGRGVGMDVVLRNIESLRGSVNVQSEFGKGCVFSIRLPLTLAIIDGFLVRSCDSYFVVPMDWVRETMESELQLRPEEIAGSINLRGEVLPILHLGRFLGLPDPDEGRKNVLVLEHDGRNFGILVNDLLGEIQSVIKPLNEIFKGIQCISGTSVLGTGKIAFILDVPGLHSLLKIQRTNLRDRSFAH is encoded by the coding sequence ATGGATCTTTCCGAGATCAAAGAAGCATTCATACAGGAGTCTCTGGAATTATTGTCCGGGGCCGAATTACATCTTTTACGTATGGAAAAAGGAGAACTCGACGAGGAAGCAATCCATTCCATGTTCCGATCCGTTCACACGGTAAAAGGGACTGCCGGAATGTTCGGTTATGAATCCATAGAAGAATGTTCTCATGAGCTGGAAACCCTACTCGACCTTGCAAGATCGGGAAAGACTGAGTTAGATCCAGCTAAGATCGACTTTTTATTAAGAGCAATAGACCATTTGAAAAGGATCGTAGGGGATCCAATCCCGGGCAAAAACTTAAATCCGGAATTAGAAGAGGAGCAGGCGAAAATTATAAAGGAGGCCCGAGGATTTACAGGTAAAACTCCTGATAGAAAAGAAATAAAAGACTCAGCAAATGATTCAGATCTGGGCAAAGATAAGCAGGAAAAACAAGGAACAGTAAACTCTAACTGGCAGATCACATTCTTTCCTGGCGAAAATATCTTTAGGGACGGAATGGATCCATTCTCTTTTTTAAAATATCTTAGGACCATCGGAGAGATCCAATACTTATACGTATATAAAACAAAACTACCCGATTGGAATAATTGGGATTCGGAAAATTGTTATCTAGGTTACGAGGTACAACTCAAATCAGTTGCGGAGAAGAAGGATATAGAATCGGTCTTTTCTTTCGTAAAGGATTCCTCCTTTTTGAGAATTGTTCCTCCGAATTCTTCAGAAGAAGTATTTTATACGATTTCAAACGAGATCCCGTGCGAAAAGCAAGAATACTTTAAGGCTCTTGAATTACAGGGACTTCGCTTACAAACGACAATTTCCTTTCAACCTTCCGAAACTTCTAAAGAGCAATCATCTTTCAAAAAGACGGACATAGAAAAAACTCAAACCAATCAAATCGTTCCTAAACTCATCCGTATCGACTCTGCAAAAGTCGACCAATTAGTGAATCTTGTCGGAGAGCTGATCATTTCAGAAGCAAGTTTAGGACGTTTACTTGCGGATAAGGAAGACTCAGATTTGAACGAATCCGCCGAAATATTATCCAGACTAGTGGGAGAGATACGGGAAACCGCAATGGCTCTTAGAATGGTGCCTATCGGAGAACTTTTCGAAAAGTATAGAAGGACCGTAAGAGATATTTCCTTGGAACTAGGAAAGGAAGTGGACTTCGAAATTTTAGGAGGAGAAACGGAGTTAGACCGATCAGTAATCGAAAAAATAAACGATCCTATCGTTCATATATTAAGAAATGCTTTAGATCATGGAATAGAACCCAGCCAAGAAAGAACAACTCTTGGAAAATCCCAAAGAGGAAAATTAAAGATACAAGCCTCTCACTCCACCGGGAGCATTTCGATCGAGATTTCAGACGACGGTAAAGGGATCAATCATGAGAAGATCCGACAGAAGGCGATCGAAAAAGGTTTAATAGATCCTGCCCAAGTATTAAACGAACAAGAAATTTTTAATCTTATTTTTCAGCCGGGATTTTCCACGGCGGAATCCATCACAAGTCTTTCCGGCAGAGGTGTTGGAATGGATGTCGTACTTCGAAATATAGAATCGTTAAGGGGATCGGTGAATGTACAATCCGAATTTGGAAAAGGTTGCGTATTTTCCATTCGCCTCCCTCTTACACTCGCAATTATAGACGGATTTTTAGTTAGATCTTGCGATTCTTACTTCGTAGTCCCAATGGATTGGGTTAGAGAGACAATGGAGTCTGAACTCCAACTTCGACCAGAAGAGATTGCCGGTTCCATTAATCTGAGAGGAGAAGTTCTTCCTATCTTACACTTAGGAAGGTTTTTAGGTCTCCCTGATCCGGATGAGGGAAGAAAGAACGTACTCGTTTTAGAACATGACGGTAGAAATTTCGGGATATTAGTGAATGATCTGCTGGGCGAGATCCAATCAGTGATCAAACCATTGAATGAAATTTTTAAGGGAATTCAATGTATTAGCGGGACTTCCGTTTTGGGTACGGGAAAGATCGCATTCATCCTGGATGTGCCTGGGCTTCATTCCCTCTTGAAGATCCAAAGAACTAATCTAAGAGATAGATCATTCGCTCACTGA